The nucleotide sequence tcgtactcttgatccagctgaggctgagggtgagttccatcagcacgatgatgtgttgacggtgatgatgaagttaccgacacagggcttcgcctaagcactacgataatatgaccgaggtggaaaactgtggagggggcaccgcacacagctaaagatcaacttgtgtgtctatggggtgccccctcccacgtatataaaggaggggagaagGAGGGCCGACCTcaaggggcgcacccaagggggggattcctactcctagtaggagtaggtttcgccctttcctagtccaagtaggagaagaaggaaggagaggaagaagagaaggaaagagggaccGGCCCCCTTAGCCctggtccaattcggtttgggctagggggcgcacgccacctcttgtcctgcctcctctcttccactactcggcccatgaggcccaataactccccggggggttccggtaaccccctgtaCTCCGTAACTTATCCgtaacgacccgaaccattccggtgtccgaatgtagccttccattatatgaatctttatgtatcaatcatttcgagactcctcgtcatgtttgtgatcacatcccggacttcgaacaaccttcggtacataaaatcacataactcataatacatatcgtcatcgaacattaagcgtgtggaccctacgggttcgagaactatgtagacatgaccgagactcatctccggtcaacaaccaatagcggaacctggatgctcatattagttcctacatattctgcgaagatctttatcggtcaaaccgcataacaacatatattgttccctttgtcatcggtatgttacttgcccgagattcgatcgtcagtatcatcatacctagttcaatctcgtcaccagcaagtctctttactcgttccttaatgtaTCATTCCAtgactaactcactagtcacattgcttgcaaggctcatagtgatgtgcattaccaagagggcctagagatacctctccgatacacagagtgacaaatcctaatcttgatctatgccaactcaacaagagccatcagagacacctgtagagcatcgttataatcacccagttacgttgtgacgtttgatagcacacaaggtgttcctccggtattcgggagttgcataatctcataatcataggaacatgtataagtcatgaagaaagcaatagcaataaactaaacgattatagtagctaacggatgggtcttgtccatcacatcattctctaatgatgtgatcccattcatcaaatgtcaacacatgtctatggctaggaaacttaaccatctttgattaacgagccagtctagtagaggcatactagggacactctgtttgtctatttattcacacatgtactaagtttccagttaatacaattctagcatgaataataaacatttatcatgatgtaaggaaatataaataaaaactttagtattgtctctagggcatatttccttcatcggttccccttctgtcattggaatcaagcaccgtaagattgaacccaaagctaagcacttctcccattgcaagaaaaaccagtctagttggccaaaccaaatcgatagtttgaagagacttgcaaagatattaaatcatgcatataagaattcagaggagattcaaataatattcatagataagctgatcataaatccacaattcatcggatctcggcaaacacaccgcaaaagagtattacatcggatagatctccaagaacatcgaggagaacatggtattgagaatcaaagagagagaagaatccatctagctaatagctatggacccataggtctaaggtaaactactcacgcttcatcggagaggcaatggtgttgatgtagaagccctccgtgatcgaatccccctccggcaggacgccgaaaaaggccgctagatgggatctcacgggtacaaaaggttgcagtggtggaaaagtgtttttgtggctctcctgataggttttggaatatttgagaatatataggcggaagaagtaggttggtggagtcacgaggggcccacaagggtgggggagctccgtccttgtggatgcctcgtggcttccctgatgtgcactccaagtcctctggatgtcttctggtccaagaaaaatcatcgcgaaagtttcattccgtttggtattctttttctgtgaaactctaaaacaaggaaaaaacataaactggcactgggctctagtttaataggttagtcccaaaaataatataaaatagcataatgatgcatataaaacatccaaaacagataatataatagcatggaacaatcaaaaattatagatacgttggagacatatcatccagCTAGTAACCCGGATTGTCCGGGCACTCTAGTAATGCACAAAGAAGTCTGAATAATAGGGGAAGAAAAGGCATTGCCCGGACGTCCAGAAAGTAGCATGGGCATTCCGGTGGTATGCTAGATGTCCAAGCAGCAACACAGATCAGATAATAAGCCTCGACGAAAACGTACCCTGGATAAACGCCCCACCCAATGTCCATTTTGGGGTACTGATGTCTTTAGAGCCATAAGACAAATGTCGTCTAGCAAGCCGGACAGTCTGGGTAGCGACCCAAACAGTCCTACTATAAGCCCGGCCAAAAACTCTCTCTGGATAGTTGTTCGGCCTAATGTCCAGCTTAGCCATTTAGGCTATTGATGTATTTGGGCGAGATAGCTGGACAGTCCCACAAGGATGCCAAACACTCCTCGCACCGGTCGGACAGTCTGCATTGATGCTAGACCGTCCGGCCATAAAATGAAGTTGGGTGTTTTTGACTAAACCAATTATGCATAGGACTAGATGGTATATATGGCTTTGGACTTTTTGTGTATGATTTGAGTGGAATAGTGTTTAGGTGATATTGGCTTGAGCAAATCCATCACGAACCCATTTGATCTCCTCTTAATATTGCGGGATACCTATAACTCGAGATATAAATGAAAAGCTTCACTTCATGTCATTATTGCACCATTCTTGAGTCGTATCCATTTCGGGGGGTCTATGATTCACACAAATAATTTTCAGGTGAACTAAAACATGTTTATTCACTTACCAAATATAATTAGTCCCTTATATGTATACTGTTATCAACATCAAAATATGGTTAAGGGCGTGATTACACGTTCCGTTGATGATTAAGCCAGGCAAATGCTCGTGCACTTTGATTCTTCGTGCTTTCACATAAACAATTCCCTCTACCAAATTGTTCACTACTGAGCAATAATCCTTGACACGGTAAGCAAACTAGATTAAAGTCTCATCACAATATGCCATATTACAGCTAGTTCCAACAAAAATTCCACCATGATTTGACTAAATAGAGAAGTATTCGTTGCATCACCTAATAAACATGACATACATCTTACATGTATCAAATTGACCACCTTTTGACCATAAAACCTATCCACCCTACCAAATCCCTAGGGCGACCAAAACCACGGTACATGGAACCCTTCGAATACATGATTTGCACGCACAACTGGACAATGTGGAGCACATGAATCAATTTAATAGCATATTTTGACCATAGCAAATGCATCAAAAGCCCACTTATGACCACCCCCTAACTAAACCACAAAACGAAACCCTAGGTAGTAGATGTGTGAACAATTTGTGTCCATATATAGACTCACAACACTAATGTACAAGCCTCTAATACCCATGCATGACTTCCCCGGTCCATCTTGTGATCGGGGACATAAGTGAGGGTACTATAGAAATTGATGGGATTCCGAGGGAGGGAGGGGGAATTGGGCAGTGTGGGTGCTCGTTAAAATCCACCGTGCTTGGTGTGTCTTCCACTTAATCCGAACACTTGTCCCTGCGATCAATAGTCATATGTCACACAAGTGGAATATCTCTTCTCTCCTATTTAAAAAGAACATAAGATATTGTCATCCACCTCGTCCTTCGTCCAACCTTATGTACACCCTCCCTATCTCTCTCTATTTAGATTTGTTCCCTCCCATCTCTAATTTTTTTCGCCTGTTTTCCATGAAAATCCTCTTAACTGTCCCACCTAATATTGACTTACCAAATACACTATTGAATTGATGAATGTTTTTTCGAGTGAACACTCTCTAATGCGTCAACTGTGCACGAATTTAAAGTGCTGGCACATGAAAATTTTCATGGGGCACATTGTTCACTCACACGCACCCTCCCCGGAAATGACACAATATTTTGCTTACATATATCCTCCCGAGGGAATGACCCTGTGTGTAGCATGGCACCCGCAACATGGTCATTGCTGGAAGCATGTACGACAACTACTCTGCCTAGCATGACAATTCCTAAACATGTGGGCAACTTCCTCCTTTTAGCCTGACAATCTTTCTGCTACAACCTGACAAATCTTTGGAACGCATGACACTTCTCTCTGCTTTAGCATGACAGAATCCTTGACATGCATGGTAATTTTCTCTATTGTACCATCACGGTTATTTTTCTTAGCATGACAAATCTCTTTATTATAGCATGAAAATTCTTGAATGTTTTGGTGGGTGTTTCTTTTATTTGATGGATCACTATCTAGTGACGCCGTTCGCTCGAACGAGCCTCTTCGAGGGTATGCTCGTTGGTGTCAAGGTTCTTTTGTAGGAACGTCAACCCCTATTAAGGTCCTAATATCATGGTTTCTTTGATAAGTCAACACATTTTTATCAAGTAAAATCTTAAAATTTATTTAGACACTTAAATCATGGGCAAGATGCGAGGCAGCGATGGCTCTCTGTAGATGGAATAAGGTCcttcccgcctagcccccgtttcgGTGGTGTTTTCAGCATCATCGGAGGGCCTCTGAAAATTGCTCTCCTTCGGATCTCATGGGATTTGGTCgccgtttgtcttcggtggatccacgTGGATCCGGCCTTCGTTTGTCTGTGTTCATGTGTCTATATGTTGGATCCTTTTAATTTATGTTTTTCTTCATCGACGGTTGGTTGCTGTTCTtgtgtgctggtcctatggggtcttagcacgacgcCTCCCTGATTGTCTGCTACAACAAGGTTTGTGCGACTCTGATAAGGAAGGGGCGATGACGGTGACGCGCTTTCGGCTCACTCCAGTACTTATaatcgtcgctagatggtctatgaACCTGGATGTACtttttacttctagtgttctttATAGTACCTTGATAGTGGATGAATAGATTGAAATTTTTCTCGTAAAAAATAATATTAATACTAATACGGTCAGTTAAATCGCGACTAATAGATTAGAATATTTATACCTTGTTGCAGTTGTACGGGCACACAGCAAAATAATAGAATAGACTCGAGGCGTGGGATATAGGTTTTTCTCTCCTCCCTGGCGGTTGGAACCCTAGCCGTCGTGAGGAGAGGCCATCTTTCAGCaccgtcctccggcggctcccctccgccggcgacctcggtcatcgatggtgaggggggtcgccggatccacacgcgtggatcgtTCTTACTCCCttgtagtctaggtttttaggatgttcatcgtcttggcttcgCGGCAATAATGAcgacgctgaataaagattctacggatccttccctgacgaggccatcgtcctatggttggggatggatttggaaaccagtctgttcaagtaaggatggcgtggcggcggtggcaccctcgtggtggacctgtgccctcgggctccgccgttgtaacgatgtttgctccagcgtcggcgtgaagcttgggaggtagtccaggagcagatGTAGATTGCGGTATGCATTCACGACATCTGGAAGATGGAACGTGTGATGGGTTTGTgattcgtggatggcaggtatggtttcctccttcggcgtcttagtcgtgttGGGATGTCAGAACTGGAGTTCGATGACGTGTccagggtgttgccccggtctgactcgttcaacggcaatggcttcacttttagtgagccaccttggaggtccgcaaagctgcatatcagcaatggagctcgggtgaggaggtgatccgtcattttttttCTTCGATGgttgctgtggtggtgccggaggcaggtgacgggcgttggtgtcaagctcagagatgttctgctatcttttcagttttgtcatgttgatccttacgtgacttgtattttatttcttttatatgaaTAAGACACGTATTACCATAAAAAAAGCGTGGTAAAAGCAATCTCAAATTGACAAAAAAAATCGTAAGGGCAATGGATAAATGATTAGTGATCATTAGGGGCAATTTATACACCCTGATTCCGGTATTAAAGTCCAGTGACAAAATTAGGTATGAGCCATAAGTTttactctttttttttttgaggaagagCCATAAGTTTTACTGACCGTGAGTACATTTTactaaagaaaggaagaaaagagaaaTATCCTCACCATTTTCCCCATTCGTTGGGAGTCAGGACGAGGGAGGGAAGAGCCCCTGACGATGTCGGTGCCGGAGGCGGGGCAATCGGCGGGGAGGGACGAGCAGGAGATGGACAATTACGAGCAGCACCAGACCAGAGTGCTCATGGCGCTGATGCAGGGCTTGTGCGCCGCGAGGTACCGCAAGGCCGACAACACCCCCTGCCTCGTCGACCAGGTCTGATAGCTCCACGGCCTCTCTTCGACCACCCTTTCCCGCCTAATAGGATTACCTGATGCGATTTAGTGATGTATTGCGGGATCCGATGTTTGGAGCATGGTTGGGGTTTCCTGATGCAGATTCACTATGATTCGTTGATCTAGATCGCGCGATCCATTTTTTGTGGAACTGGAATTTGTGTTGTAGCTTTTACCATTAGATGTTGCTAATTTCTGGAAATGTTATTGGCCGTAGAAGAACGAGGGTCCTTTTCTGTTCAATGGAAGGTGGAGAATTCTCCAGTTGATCTTAACTTTAGGATTTGTATGGCGTATAGAAACTAGCCATAATTCATGCTGACATGTAGGAGTACATTTTACAACAGGTGTATCAGGTGATAACGTACTTGCACTTTTTATAAAATAAAAGGATTATGTGAAGCAGTTGAATTACTTTGATTGACATCTTGATTCTATCACTTGAAGGGCCTCTACCTGGGTTCTGTTGGAGCAGCACTGAACAACGAGGCTCTGAAGAGCTTGAACATCACCCACATCTTGGTTGTTGCCAGATCACTGAATCCCGCCTTTCCAGCAGAATTTACATACAAGAAGATCGAGGGTACCGCTCTCCTAATTTTTACCTGTGTTTCCAGCTAAGATATTGGCCTATGACCTTTATAATCCCAAGATTCTGACATTCCTGATATGTTTGATAGACATATTAGCCAACTTTTTACCATCTTCGTTATATTTAAAATTGATGTGTATCAATTCTGGTTTAGAGCATTCATATTCTGATAACAAAATTTAGATTGGAACATCTAAATCTTTACTCTGTATTAGTGGTTTTTAGCCTTTACTTCTTTTTGACATGTTTCTTAGCATTTACTGATTGTGTCTACCTTAGCAATTTTCTTTTGTTATCCAAGGTTCCATACAGAACTAAAGGCATACTTTCTTTTTTGACACAGTACTTGACAGCCCAGACACTGATTTGGGAAAGCATTTCGGTGAATGCTTTACTTTCATAGATGAGGGTATCTGCACTGGTGGCAATGTGCTGGTTCACTGCTTTGCAGGTCGGTCACGGAGGTAAAGTTGTTTCCTACGAGTTGTTTAATGTCAATTATTTTGGAATGCATTCAATATTGTTATATTATCAGCCACCCTACCTCCCTAGTCAAAGTCTTCTTGCTGGCCCAACGAAACATGCAGTTTAGACTTTAGAGTGCCGTGCCAAGGAGATAGCCTTAATTCAAAAATTATTTTCTTTGCCAATATATACTAAAGTGGAAGGCTCTAATTTAGTGGAACAAATACAGATGaaaacatgatgtgatataccAGTGACATGAGCATGATGATGTTTCCATTGTCAAAACAGAAAAATGATAATATGCATATATGATAAAATTGTTCTTATTTGAATTTAGTGTAAATGTACAAATTTACATGTGAATCGACGCATTCACTTAGCATGTAACGAGAATCTGTTATGGGAAGTATAAGAGCATGTTTCTTAATGCCGTTGAATGATTAATCGGTCACATAATCCTATGAATCAGTTATTTCCTGATTGATAGCCCTTTTCCTATTTAATAACTGAAACAACTTTCTTAGTCGTCATTACAATAAATCGGTATGTAGTATTGTGTGGTGCCATTTAAAATTTAGAGCAATATTATGTtatataaaatcacatatttctgtATCTGTAGATGTGTCATGgataatattttggctttgtgACCGAAATGTGAAGCACATTATTGAGACAAATTAGTTCTGAGGTGATCTTTATCTAAATTTCCAGTGTCACAGTTGTTCTTGCATATCTTATGAAGAAGCATCAGATGAGCCTGCAAAGTGCCATGTCACTAGTTAGAAGCAAACGACCTCAAATAGCACCCAATGCGGGCTTTATATCCCAGCTGGTGAACTTTGAGAAGTCTCTGCAAGGTAAAATACAAATATCTCTTGTTTTATGACAACAGTTTGTAAGTTTCATTTTTTTAACATACTGCTTCTTCATATCAATAACCTAGTTTTCCAAGTAACAGCAACTTAGTATTTCGGGTGTCAATTCCTTCATAGTTTCTTGTGTCTATTTCATTTGATCCCAACCTATGATTTGACTACAAGTGTATATTCAAATCTTTAGGGCTTGTTTCGACCAGAAGGGATATACTAAATCCCTTGAATTGCAAGGGAAACTGTAGCAAGTCCTTGCCAATATGTAACTAGTGGACCTAAATAATCCCCACATAGCCAGCCAGCCCTTAATGGGTTTCTAAATGTTTTCTCCGTGTATAATTGCTTATAGTGAAGCTATATTTTCTGTGGAAAGATGTTTGCTGTAATGTTTTTCCCTGAACCAGCCTGATTAAGGAGTAGGACAGTTGCAAGCAAGGCTGCACATATAAGCTGATTAAACTCTCCTTTTGTTGCTAAACCAAACTTTGGAAGCATAGAAGTAGGTTCACTACTATTTTCCCGTTACTGCCTGGAGATATTTGGCATGTTGGGAAGTATGCTATTATGTCGGGACGGAGGGGGTACTATTTTCCCGTTACTGCCTCGAGATATTTATTATGTCAGGAAGTACGCTATTTTGCTTGTTGGCACAACATTTTCCTAGCAACATGGCTTGAAGAAAAGCGTACTGGAACCTTGTTAAGTTTGCTAATGTTAGAGTTTCCGTTTTTTGTATACACATCTCTTCTTCCTTAGCTCTCAGCCTTAGTCACTGTCAGTTACTACCTCTGACGCTTAATAAACAAGTTTTTTTTGGTGAGATGCATGGATCCATGGGAGGATTCCGTAAAGAGAGACCTGAAGGggactggaatatcaccaaagaactagccatgtgCAGGGAAGTgtggaagttagctatccacgtgCAGGGAAGTGTGGAAGTTAGCTAGCCACGTGCCAGAACCATGGCTAGGTTTTGAGATCTTATAGGTTTCAATTCTAgcttaccccaacttgtttgggactgaaaggctttgttgttgtgcATGGATCCAAGTATTAGATGTCATTGGTACCATGACTCAATTGTATTAATCGTATTCACTAAGTTTTCACtcatcatcttttagttcactTCCAGTTCTTAGTTTATCATAGGCCTAACCACAGTGGGAGTAATCTTACATGCCAAACTTCCATCGGTGTGCAGTGGAGCAGGGACAAAGAACGTTGCAATCTAACTAACTACAGGTGTAAATATCAAGAACCCGCTGTGAATAGCTTCCTTACTGCATGTTATCACCTCCAGAAATCAAACAGGGCCGTTGCAACTGGTATGAGTTCCGGCCATCTTATTATGCTCATTTCCTAATTGATTCTGTGATGTTCTAGGGTAATTTTTAGCCCAGGGAATCAGCGCTACAAGAATGCAGATGATACAGCAGTCTCCCCTGTAATAAATGTTCCCTGTAATGCAGATGATACCTTTGCCCTCTTCATTTAGGGCCTGTTTGAATCACGGGGAATTTTCCTGTCGACCTGTTCCATTTTGATGCTCAATGCTCTTCAGCAGCAGCAGCCTTCTGTAATGAAAGATGTGTATGTATGATCTTTGAAAAAAAATTGGTATGGTGGTTGTGTGACATGAATTAGCTTCTGTTCGGTGTTCGTGGTTGTCTGTTTATTCTGTTACTGACGGTCCTgggatactactccctccgttcctcaatataagtctttgtagagattttactagatggactacatacggagcaaaatgaatgaatctatacttAAAATACATATATATACACCCGTATGTGGttcctagtggaatctctacaaaaacttatactccctccgttcctaaatacttgtctttctagacatttcaaatgactactacatacggatgtatgtagacatattttagagtgtagattcattcattttgcttcgtatgtagtcacttgttgaaatgtctagaaaaacaagtatttaagaacggagggagtatttaggaacagaggaagtagttTTTTAACTTCGCGGCCATGATGCTATGCATGCAAGGAAGACAACAAATTTCTGACTCGGTTGACGCTATTTTGGACGTTTTCACATCGGATTAACCACCACCTTGTTTAGCTTTTAACGTGTCATCCTAGGCCGTACAAACAAAATTATAGACAGGCACACCAACACATTAGATGTTGCATTTTAGTGATGTTGTATTTAATTTGTTTAGGAATCATGTCTTTTTAGCAACAGCTAAGAGCATTACCTTCTGTGTGTGtcgaaggaaggggggggggggggggggggtggaggaaaATAACAATTCATGACTTTGCATAACCCAACCCTACCTacctcaatctcccccccccccccctcccctccctcagTCTTTGGCTGTCGTTGTGAGGCAGAGGGGAGGGAATCATCTTCTCTCGTCCTTTGTGTCGTAGGTTTTTGGGTCAAGGGGGCGGCGCTCCTACGGTGATGGCGATGTCATCTCGAATGAAAGTCCTTCGGCTCCAATCCTGTCATGGTAAGGCTTGGTGCAGCATTGCTGAGGAGCCTTGGAGTTTTTGTCCCCGCAGTTATTGATGGACGATTGGTAGGTTATCTAGTGTTGTTTGTCAATGTGGTTTCATGTGCATTGGCGGTGGTATCATCGTCTTCTTCGACAACCTTTTCCTTCGAGCCTTCGTGAGTAAGGTTGTTGGCTTGGTCTGGCAATGCTAGTGCGGCTGCCTGCCTAGATCAGGGTGACCCCCCCCCGCCCCCAGCCCACCACCAATATGGTTGGCATGATTGCCAATCTCCTCGTATGCAGCGGTCTACTATTATGGCGATTCAACGAGATTTGTTCCTCTACAGGTCTTTGTAGGCACTTTGGCGGTTGAATTTCTTATGTTGTCCATTATTGGCGTGAGCTATGGTGGTGCAACGACGCGAGATTTCGGCAAGAATTTTAAGGCATATAGTCGTGGTCATAGGCTCCTCCTTTTTTCGGATGTTTTCGTGTATGTGGGTTCAATTACCCTATATCCGATTGCATCGAATCTTCTATTAATCTAATATAAATCAGAtataatttaaaaaataaaaaggCATGCTACCTTAATGAAGTCATCCTCGTGTTGTTGAAGATGCATCGACTCCTTTCTTTTCCCACACAATAATAAAATCCATTAACGGTGGCGCAAAGGGCGCACCCTCGCCTATGCCACGTTCATGATTTTTACTGTCGCGGGATCTACCCCAGGATAACACCTCACCAAAGTAAGTACGTCCcacttgtgacgccccgagaccgatgcgccaggtgtctttcagttgttcgtcgtcgttgccatgtcatttgctcatgtgttgcatcttgtcatgtcatcatgtgcattgtatcatcatgttttcaaaacttgcatccatcccggTCTCCTTGTTATTTCCgttatccgttctgagcccagccacacttacacgcgcccgcggcacgtccgaaatattattttataagtggccaaaaggggtctcggaatgggatgagagttggcgtgcggtcttgttatagtgtaggtagaccgcctgccaagtttcatcacattcaaagtccgtttgatagcccaaccgttaaactatagcggcagtatagccggtcaatacgtcggacgttttcgatctccaaaaactgctgccgggtctctctctctctcttctctcctctcagcccgagcccttctgcacagcccacaagtTCCAACCGACCCCTCCTCACGCGCGTTCGAAAGCTGTcctggacccgacccgggcagtcgtcaccgttggatccggatcatcccctaacatctacaaaacatctccatttttctgtttggactccctagcctatttttctcgaccgcctgATTACGATCGGATGGACCGAATACCCCCTAACCTAACCCAACAACGCATATAAAAGGGCAACCCTAAATTTTAGGGAGTTATCCCATCCATTCCATCACCGCGCTGCCACTCCACCtcgtctctcctcccaccttgGGATCTTCCTAGATCCAAATCCTCCCGCGTCCAAACCAACCAGCAACCGATCCCCCCTACCTGAACTCCTCACCGCGCCTGCAGCTCCTCGCCGGAGCAGGCAACCGAACTGCAGCCAGGCCTCTCCCTCTTCCCTCCGCTTCCCCTTCCCTCTGCTTCCCCTTCCCTCTGCTCTTCATTCCCCTCTATGACCCCCTGCTTTTCCCCTCTTGTCGACAGGAACAATGACGCCATGGCGCCCGGATCTTGAGCTCGTCCGGCACCACCATCTAGACCCATCTCCGGGGACCGGATCCACCTCCCACCGCCGGGAATCGGTTCCCCTCGACCTCGCGCCGCCTCCGGTGGTCGTCCCGCCGTCTACCGTCGTCGGAAGCACCAACGCCTCCACCACTCACCTTCCTGTAACGCAAGCAGCCACTTCGGCATGACCCCAGCTTCGTTGACCGGCcatggcgcgcccctgcctcgccaaGTCCGTCTCCAGCCGCTGCAGAGCCGCTCCTTCGCCCACCCCGCAAGCCTGCCTCCAGCGTCCCATCACCTTGGAGCAGTCAtggtggcgtcgtcctcctccaACCCCGTGCAGACCTGAAGCCCTACCCTGTGGCCCCGCCATCTCCATCGCTCCCTCGCAGCAGCCGGACCTTTGCCTCGCTGGAGAACACCGTCCTCGACCGGAACCCCATCGCCGCGTTGCTGTTTCAGGCCTCCTGCCGTTCAAGTCCCGCCTCACCGTGGCTCTGCTTCATGCGAACCGAGAACGAGCACGACCGCGCGCTCGTCCCTGCTCgcgttgaccccccccccccccccgcgtgggcTGACCGATCTCG is from Triticum aestivum cultivar Chinese Spring chromosome 3A, IWGSC CS RefSeq v2.1, whole genome shotgun sequence and encodes:
- the LOC123060746 gene encoding dual specificity protein phosphatase 1B isoform X4, producing the protein MSVPEAGQSAGRDEQEMDNYEQHQTRVLMALMQGLCAARYRKADNTPCLVDQGLYLGSVGAALNNEALKSLNITHILVVARSLNPAFPAEFTYKKIEVLDSPDTDLGKHFGECFTFIDEGICTGGNVLVHCFAGRSRSVTVVLAYLMKKHQMSLQSAMSLVRSKRPQIAPNAGFISQLVNFEKSLQVEQGQRTLQSN
- the LOC123060746 gene encoding dual specificity protein phosphatase 1B isoform X3, with translation MSVPEAGQSAGRDEQEMDNYEQHQTRVLMALMQGLCAARYRKADNTPCLVDQGLYLGSVGAALNNEALKSLNITHILVVARSLNPAFPAEFTYKKIEVLDSPDTDLGKHFGECFTFIDEGICTGGNVLVHCFAGRSRSVTVVLAYLMKKHQMSLQSAMSLVRSKRPQIAPNAGFISQLVNFEKSLQVYHRPNHSGSNLTCQTSIGVQWSRDKERCNLTNYRCKYQEPAVNSFLTACYHLQKSNRAVATDDTFALFI
- the LOC123060746 gene encoding dual specificity protein phosphatase 1B isoform X2, whose product is MSVPEAGQSAGRDEQEMDNYEQHQTRVLMALMQGLCAARYRKADNTPCLVDQGLYLGSVGAALNNEALKSLNITHILVVARSLNPAFPAEFTYKKIEVLDSPDTDLGKHFGECFTFIDEGICTGGNVLVHCFAGRSRSVTVVLAYLMKKHQMSLQSAMSLVRSKRPQIAPNAGFISQLVNFEKSLQVYHRPNHSGSNLTCQTSIGVQWSRDKERCNLTNYRVIFSPGNQRYKNADDTAVSPVINVPCNADDTFALFI
- the LOC123060746 gene encoding dual specificity protein phosphatase 1B isoform X5, encoding MSVPEAGQSAGRDEQEMDNYEQHQTRVLMALMQGLCAARYRKADNTPCLVDQGLYLGSVGAALNNEALKSLNITHILVVARSLNPAFPAEFTYKKIEVLDSPDTDLGKHFGECFTFIDEGICTGGNVLVHCFAGRSRSVTVVLAYLMKKHQMSLQSAMSLVRSKRPQIAPNAGFISQLVNFEKSLQG
- the LOC123060746 gene encoding dual specificity protein phosphatase 1B isoform X1, with product MSVPEAGQSAGRDEQEMDNYEQHQTRVLMALMQGLCAARYRKADNTPCLVDQGLYLGSVGAALNNEALKSLNITHILVVARSLNPAFPAEFTYKKIEVLDSPDTDLGKHFGECFTFIDEGICTGGNVLVHCFAGRSRSVTVVLAYLMKKHQMSLQSAMSLVRSKRPQIAPNAGFISQLVNFEKSLQVYHRPNHSGSNLTCQTSIGVQWSRDKERCNLTNYRCKYQEPAVNSFLTACYHLQKSNRAVATGMSSGHLIMLIS